One window of Cohnella hashimotonis genomic DNA carries:
- a CDS encoding PAS domain-containing sensor histidine kinase, translating into MLAAQVESLLSRLDIGVADGEYREELRRSLKQLADVKFALDESAIVAITDRRGKIRYVNDKFCEISGYDRSELIGQDHRLVNSGYHGKSFMKELWTTISSGRVWRGEIKNRGKTGREYWVDTTIVPFADGEGHPYQYLAIRHEVTRLKEAEAELQSMLAQMMQIQEEERRRFSRDLHDGIGQSLFFFKITIDRLLAEREDEGLAMLGQQVSQLMSEVRGLAWEMRPSVLDDLGVVPALRTYIEHFEGHYGIQVRFDCELKRRPALLAETTIYRVVQEALTNVGKYAGVSEAFVSLREIDGLIRVVIMDKGVGFIRTSASSGVGLFSMEERARAVSGELKLHSEPGHGTTVTLTVPAG; encoded by the coding sequence ATGTTGGCGGCACAGGTAGAGAGCTTGCTCTCGAGACTGGACATTGGCGTGGCCGACGGCGAGTACAGGGAAGAACTTCGCCGCTCGCTCAAGCAGCTTGCGGACGTCAAGTTCGCGCTCGACGAGTCGGCGATCGTTGCCATCACCGACCGCAGGGGGAAGATCCGCTACGTAAATGACAAGTTCTGCGAAATTTCCGGTTACGATCGCTCCGAGCTCATCGGACAAGATCATCGTCTCGTCAACTCGGGCTACCATGGCAAATCGTTCATGAAAGAACTTTGGACGACGATCTCGTCCGGCCGAGTGTGGCGCGGGGAGATTAAAAACCGGGGCAAAACTGGGCGCGAGTATTGGGTAGATACGACCATCGTGCCGTTCGCGGACGGCGAAGGCCATCCGTATCAATACCTGGCGATCCGCCACGAGGTCACGCGCCTCAAGGAGGCGGAAGCCGAGCTGCAGTCGATGCTGGCACAGATGATGCAAATTCAGGAGGAAGAGCGACGGCGCTTTTCTCGGGATTTGCACGACGGAATCGGACAGAGCTTGTTCTTCTTCAAGATCACGATCGATCGGCTGCTGGCCGAACGGGAGGACGAGGGCCTCGCGATGCTGGGACAGCAAGTATCGCAGCTGATGTCGGAGGTCCGGGGACTCGCCTGGGAGATGCGGCCGTCCGTGCTGGACGACCTCGGCGTCGTGCCGGCGCTTCGGACTTACATCGAGCACTTCGAGGGCCATTACGGGATCCAGGTGCGCTTCGATTGCGAGCTTAAGCGCCGTCCGGCGCTTCTCGCCGAGACGACCATCTACCGCGTCGTCCAGGAAGCGCTGACCAATGTCGGCAAATATGCTGGCGTGTCCGAAGCCTTCGTATCGCTGCGGGAGATCGACGGTCTAATTCGGGTCGTTATTATGGACAAAGGCGTCGGCTTCATCCGTACGTCGGCAAGCTCCGGCGTCGGCCTTTTCAGCATGGAAGAACGCGCGCGTGCCGTTTCCGGCGAATTAAAGCTGCATTCTGAACCGGGCCACGGCACGACCGTCACGTTGACGGTACCGGCTGGTTGA
- a CDS encoding IS1595 family transposase yields MSSGFSIRDSIPCYAEEDCAGALFAAKWPDGFRCPRCWHSRYYDIASRGRRLFECRSCSHQTSLTAGTALEGTRTPLTKWFKAMYLMQFGISAVLLAELICVTYKTAWLINHKLRHVIGEQDGARPLEGSLQLLGEYYGYEYHRYFSDKLAQGALKPQPIVIGASLDQTGEVVHLKMKAVDGIDGTAVPGRGGSEDEEAVERFLHNHTANRGDFGKTELLQRSHRGRKAPHHAWLGVVRWLAWTFGGIGPKHLQSYLNEFCFRYVSGSRTLEALIACIGTSRTITYRSLVSARSGIRPIRWAFRQPERSRRHAG; encoded by the coding sequence ATGTCCAGCGGTTTTTCGATTCGGGATTCCATACCTTGCTATGCCGAAGAAGATTGCGCTGGCGCGCTTTTTGCAGCCAAGTGGCCCGACGGCTTCCGTTGCCCCCGCTGCTGGCATTCACGTTACTACGATATAGCCTCCCGCGGACGCCGGCTTTTCGAATGCCGCTCCTGCTCCCATCAGACATCGCTTACGGCCGGCACCGCGCTCGAGGGCACGCGCACGCCGCTGACCAAGTGGTTCAAGGCCATGTACCTGATGCAATTCGGCATCAGCGCCGTGCTGCTCGCCGAGTTGATCTGCGTGACTTATAAGACCGCCTGGCTGATCAACCACAAATTGCGCCATGTCATCGGTGAACAAGATGGCGCCCGGCCTCTTGAGGGGAGCCTGCAACTGTTGGGTGAATATTACGGCTATGAATACCACCGGTATTTCAGCGATAAGCTCGCTCAGGGTGCGTTGAAACCGCAGCCGATCGTGATCGGTGCCTCGCTCGATCAGACGGGAGAGGTCGTTCATCTCAAAATGAAGGCCGTCGACGGAATCGATGGGACTGCCGTTCCTGGCAGAGGCGGTTCGGAGGATGAGGAAGCGGTGGAGCGGTTTTTGCATAACCATACTGCAAATCGCGGGGACTTCGGTAAAACGGAACTGCTGCAGCGCAGCCATCGCGGCCGCAAAGCGCCGCATCACGCATGGCTCGGCGTTGTACGTTGGTTGGCCTGGACGTTCGGCGGAATCGGCCCTAAGCATCTGCAGTCGTATTTGAACGAATTTTGTTTCCGCTACGTTTCCGGGAGCAGAACGCTGGAAGCGCTGATCGCGTGCATCGGCACATCGAGAACGATCACGTATCGAAGCTTGGTAAGCGCGCGTTCCGGCATTCGCCCGATCCGCTGGGCGTTTAGACAACCGGAACGGAGCAGGCGGCATGCCGGTTAA
- a CDS encoding hemerythrin domain-containing protein — protein MKTTTNTDNALKPYGGDDERYTLLNDAVVRARQEHDALEEELADLYAQVCTVRKDEDIIHLNVNVRILNERVKHFMTEWSAHIAWEKTELFPYAVWYLETEPDLFTLMEQDYGLAERFIGSFLNTLEQSVLPISPEEAKALSSYLLQAYAFLKNRLNEEEEIIDTLEDHSNVYSY, from the coding sequence ATGAAAACGACAACCAACACGGACAACGCGCTGAAGCCTTACGGCGGCGACGACGAGCGATACACACTGCTAAACGATGCGGTCGTCAGAGCCCGGCAGGAGCACGACGCTTTGGAAGAGGAACTCGCGGACCTGTACGCGCAGGTGTGCACGGTACGCAAGGACGAGGACATTATTCACCTGAACGTTAATGTCCGAATCCTGAACGAACGCGTGAAGCACTTCATGACCGAGTGGAGCGCGCATATCGCATGGGAAAAAACGGAACTCTTCCCCTACGCGGTATGGTACCTTGAGACGGAGCCCGATCTGTTCACGCTCATGGAACAGGATTACGGTCTCGCGGAACGGTTCATCGGCTCTTTCCTGAACACGTTGGAACAGTCGGTGCTGCCGATCTCGCCGGAGGAAGCGAAGGCGCTGTCGTCCTATCTTCTCCAAGCTTACGCCTTCTTGAAGAACCGGCTGAACGAGGAGGAGGAGATCATCGATACTTTGGAGGATCACTCGAACGTTTACAGTTATTAA
- a CDS encoding DoxX family protein, whose product MVTKWFKENVWAAVAVTLLRIYVGWQWIDAGWHKLTGGFTAKGFLQGAVAKPVADHATNEVIFPNYTYFIEHFALPNVKLIDVLIPLGEFLIGVGLIVGGLTVTAAFFGMLLNTLFLFAGTVSTNPWLLVLGFIVFTAGANAGRFGLDYYLLPLIRKGFGKIKHAITDKKHDGGTHGTPVAH is encoded by the coding sequence ATGGTCACCAAGTGGTTCAAAGAAAACGTATGGGCAGCAGTCGCAGTAACGCTTCTCCGTATCTATGTCGGCTGGCAGTGGATCGACGCAGGATGGCATAAGCTGACGGGCGGTTTCACTGCAAAAGGATTCCTGCAAGGAGCGGTCGCCAAGCCGGTAGCCGACCACGCGACGAACGAAGTCATCTTCCCCAACTACACCTACTTCATCGAGCACTTCGCGCTGCCGAACGTCAAATTGATCGACGTGCTTATCCCGCTTGGCGAGTTCCTGATCGGCGTAGGGCTGATCGTCGGGGGACTCACGGTAACCGCCGCCTTCTTCGGAATGCTGCTCAACACGCTGTTCCTCTTCGCGGGCACCGTAAGCACGAACCCATGGCTGCTCGTCCTCGGCTTCATCGTCTTCACGGCGGGCGCCAATGCCGGACGCTTCGGACTCGACTACTACCTGCTCCCGCTTATCCGCAAGGGCTTCGGCAAAATCAAGCACGCCATCACGGACAAGAAGCATGACGGCGGCACGCACGGCACGCCTGTCGCGCACTGA
- the adhE gene encoding bifunctional acetaldehyde-CoA/alcohol dehydrogenase — protein MATKEKAQAEFMSAQDEVNLLAERANRALEAYMRLNQEQVDRIVQAMALAGLDQHMPLAKIAVEETGRGVYEDKITKNIFATEYIYHSIKAEKTVGVIEENVYENYRMVAEPVGVIAGITPVTNPTSTTMFKSLIAAKTRNPIVFAFHPSAQKSSSAAARTLLEAALAAGAPEHCIQWIEHPSVEATGLLINHKDIALVLATGGSAMVKAAYSTGKPALGVGPGNVPCFIERTADLEQAVTDLILSKTFDNGMICASEQAVILDEPIYDQAKALMARQGCYFLNKEEIEAVSRLVINPEKCAVNAVIVGQPAVKIAEMAGIQVPPATKVLVAELAGVGEKFPLSAEKLSPVLACYKVKTAEQGIDRAAQVIAFGGMGHSSVIHSNDQAVITAFSARLQTGRIIVNAPSTHGAIGDIYNTNLPSLTLGCGSYGHNSTTSNVTAVNLINVKRVAYRTVNMQWFKVPPKIYFEKGATQYLEKMPDISRVMIVTDEAMVKLGYVEKVAYYLRKRKDPVSVEIFSDVEPDPSVDTVERGTRMMAQFKPDCIIALGGGSPMDAAKAMWLFYEYPDTSFDSLKQKFMDIRKRIYKYPRLGKNAKFVAIPTTSGTGSEVTSFAVITDKNKGNTKYPLADYELTPDVAIVDPDYVYSLPKTAVADTGMDVLTHAIEAYVSVMANDFTDGLALKAIQLVFDNLEASYHKADPVAREKMHNASTIAGMAFANAFLGINHSLAHKWGGQYHTAHGRTNAILLPHVIRYNAQQPTKFASFPKYSHFVADKRYADIARLLGLQARTTEEGVTSLINAIRQLNLSLQIPESFQALGFDAADFESRVDQLADRAFEDQCTTANPRMPLVTELADVYRNAFYGKF, from the coding sequence ATGGCGACGAAAGAAAAAGCGCAAGCCGAATTTATGTCCGCGCAAGACGAAGTGAATCTGCTCGCGGAGCGAGCCAACAGGGCGCTCGAAGCGTACATGCGGCTGAATCAGGAGCAGGTCGACCGGATCGTGCAGGCGATGGCTTTGGCCGGACTTGATCAGCATATGCCGCTCGCGAAGATCGCGGTCGAGGAGACCGGCAGAGGCGTCTATGAAGACAAGATCACGAAGAACATTTTCGCGACGGAATACATTTATCACAGCATCAAGGCGGAGAAGACGGTAGGCGTGATCGAGGAGAATGTCTACGAAAACTACCGCATGGTCGCCGAGCCGGTCGGTGTGATCGCCGGCATCACGCCGGTGACGAACCCCACCTCGACGACGATGTTCAAGTCGCTGATCGCCGCCAAGACGCGCAATCCGATCGTCTTCGCTTTTCATCCGTCGGCGCAGAAGTCGAGCTCGGCCGCGGCGAGAACGCTGCTCGAAGCGGCACTGGCCGCCGGAGCGCCCGAGCATTGCATTCAGTGGATCGAGCACCCTTCCGTTGAAGCGACGGGGCTGTTGATTAATCACAAGGACATCGCGCTCGTGCTGGCCACCGGCGGTTCCGCGATGGTGAAGGCGGCCTACAGCACCGGCAAGCCGGCGTTAGGCGTAGGTCCGGGCAACGTCCCTTGCTTCATTGAACGCACGGCGGATCTCGAGCAGGCTGTGACCGACCTGATCCTGTCCAAGACGTTCGACAACGGCATGATTTGCGCATCAGAGCAAGCGGTCATCCTCGACGAGCCAATCTACGACCAGGCGAAGGCGCTCATGGCGCGCCAAGGCTGCTATTTCCTCAATAAAGAAGAAATCGAGGCCGTATCGCGGCTCGTCATCAATCCTGAGAAATGCGCGGTCAACGCAGTCATCGTCGGACAACCGGCCGTGAAGATCGCGGAGATGGCCGGCATTCAGGTGCCGCCGGCGACGAAGGTGCTCGTGGCAGAGCTGGCCGGCGTAGGCGAAAAGTTTCCTTTGTCCGCCGAGAAACTGAGCCCGGTGCTCGCGTGTTACAAAGTAAAAACGGCCGAGCAGGGCATCGATCGCGCCGCGCAGGTCATCGCCTTCGGCGGCATGGGCCACTCGTCGGTCATTCATTCGAACGACCAAGCCGTCATCACGGCGTTCTCGGCCCGACTGCAGACAGGGCGCATTATCGTCAACGCGCCTTCGACCCACGGGGCGATCGGCGACATTTACAACACGAACCTGCCTTCGCTCACGCTCGGCTGTGGCTCGTACGGCCACAACTCGACGACCTCGAACGTCACCGCCGTCAACCTGATCAACGTCAAGCGGGTGGCGTACCGTACGGTCAACATGCAGTGGTTCAAGGTGCCGCCGAAAATCTACTTCGAGAAGGGCGCCACGCAGTATCTCGAGAAGATGCCGGATATCAGCCGCGTCATGATCGTGACCGACGAAGCGATGGTGAAGCTCGGGTATGTGGAGAAGGTTGCTTACTACCTGCGCAAGCGCAAGGACCCGGTATCCGTCGAGATCTTCAGCGACGTCGAGCCAGATCCGTCGGTCGACACGGTCGAGCGCGGCACGCGCATGATGGCTCAGTTCAAGCCGGACTGCATCATCGCCCTCGGCGGCGGCTCGCCGATGGACGCGGCGAAGGCCATGTGGCTGTTCTACGAATATCCGGACACCAGCTTCGATTCGCTCAAGCAGAAGTTCATGGATATCCGCAAGCGGATCTACAAATATCCGCGCCTCGGCAAAAACGCCAAGTTCGTCGCGATCCCGACGACATCGGGTACCGGCTCGGAGGTGACGTCGTTCGCGGTCATCACCGACAAGAACAAAGGCAATACGAAGTATCCGCTCGCAGACTATGAGCTCACGCCGGACGTCGCCATCGTAGACCCGGATTACGTCTACAGCCTGCCGAAGACGGCGGTCGCCGATACCGGCATGGACGTGCTGACGCATGCGATCGAGGCCTACGTCTCGGTCATGGCCAACGACTTTACGGACGGTCTCGCGCTTAAGGCGATCCAACTGGTGTTCGACAACTTGGAAGCTTCGTATCACAAGGCCGATCCGGTCGCCCGGGAAAAGATGCACAATGCGTCCACGATTGCCGGCATGGCCTTCGCAAACGCGTTTCTGGGCATTAACCACAGCCTCGCGCACAAATGGGGCGGACAGTATCACACGGCGCACGGCCGCACCAACGCGATCCTGCTGCCGCACGTCATCCGGTACAACGCGCAGCAGCCGACGAAGTTCGCTTCGTTCCCGAAATACAGCCACTTCGTCGCCGACAAGCGCTATGCCGACATCGCCAGGCTGCTCGGTCTGCAGGCCCGCACGACGGAAGAGGGCGTCACGAGCTTGATTAACGCCATTCGCCAGCTGAACCTGTCGCTGCAGATTCCGGAATCGTTCCAGGCGCTCGGCTTTGACGCCGCCGACTTCGAGTCGCGGGTAGACCAGCTTGCCGACCGCGCGTTCGAGGACCAATGCACGACCGCAAACCCGCGCATGCCGCTCGTCACCGAGCTCGCGGACGTGTACAGAAACGCGTTTTACGGCAAGTTCTAA
- the pflB gene encoding formate C-acetyltransferase, whose product MSILNKTIGESAARLDGWRGFKGGVWQTSVDVNDFLGLNLTSYTGAAGFLAEPTEATRQLWVQVLALMKRERENGGVLDVDTDTVSTITSHRAGYIDEALEKIVGLQTDAPLKRSIQPFGGIRMAQDACEAYGYKLPDEMVRTFTDIRKTHNQGVFDAYTAEMRLARKAAIITGLPDAYGRGRIIGDYRRAALYGVDRLIAAKEADLTALEKDVMGEDLIRLREEVSEQIRALGELKAMAASYEYDISGPATNAREAVQWLYFAYLAAIKEQNGAAMSLGRVSSFLDVYIERDLKEGTLNEEQAQELIDHLVMKLRLVKFLRTPDYNELFSGDPTWVTESIGGMGKDGKTRVTKNSFRFLHTLYNLGPAPEPNLTVLWSTELPEGFKDYCAKVSVDTSSIQYENDDLMRPIYGDDYGIACCVSAMRIGKQMQFFGARANLAKALLYAINGGKDEKLGVQVGPELAPLTGEYLDYDQVMARYDEVLEWLSKLYINTLNVIHYMHDKYSYERIEMALHDTEILRTMATGIAGLSVVADSLSAIKYAKVKPIRNEKGLAVDFEIEGEYPQFGNNDSRVDDMAVDLTDAFMSKLRKHQTYRGSMPTLSLLTITSNVVYGKKTGSTPDGRKAGEPFAPGANPMHGRDRKGALASLSSVAKLPYYNCLDGISNTFSIVPKALGREEETRVGNLVSLLDGYADKGGHHLNINVFNREQLLDAMEHPEQYPQLTIRVSGYAVNFIKLTREQQLDVINRTFHGTI is encoded by the coding sequence ATGAGCATCCTGAACAAAACGATAGGCGAATCCGCCGCCAGGCTGGACGGCTGGCGCGGATTCAAGGGAGGCGTTTGGCAGACGTCGGTGGACGTGAACGACTTTCTCGGCCTGAATCTGACGTCTTACACGGGCGCCGCAGGATTTTTGGCCGAACCGACGGAGGCCACCAGACAGCTGTGGGTACAGGTGCTCGCGTTGATGAAGCGGGAGCGGGAAAACGGGGGCGTGCTTGACGTCGACACCGACACGGTGTCGACGATCACCTCCCACCGCGCCGGCTATATAGACGAAGCGCTCGAGAAGATCGTCGGCCTGCAGACGGATGCGCCGCTGAAGCGTTCGATCCAGCCGTTCGGGGGCATCCGAATGGCGCAGGACGCCTGCGAAGCTTACGGCTACAAGCTGCCGGACGAGATGGTCCGCACCTTCACCGACATCCGCAAGACGCATAACCAGGGCGTGTTCGATGCCTACACCGCCGAGATGCGCCTCGCCCGCAAAGCGGCCATCATCACCGGCCTTCCGGACGCTTACGGCCGCGGCCGGATCATCGGCGACTACCGCAGGGCTGCGCTGTACGGCGTCGATCGGCTGATCGCGGCGAAGGAGGCCGACCTGACGGCGCTGGAAAAAGACGTCATGGGCGAAGATTTGATCCGACTGCGCGAAGAGGTGTCGGAGCAGATCCGGGCGCTTGGCGAACTGAAGGCGATGGCCGCGTCCTACGAGTACGACATCTCGGGCCCGGCGACGAACGCGCGCGAAGCGGTGCAGTGGCTTTACTTCGCCTACCTGGCCGCCATCAAAGAGCAGAACGGCGCAGCCATGAGCCTCGGGCGCGTATCCAGCTTCCTCGACGTTTATATCGAGCGCGACCTGAAGGAAGGCACGCTGAACGAAGAACAGGCGCAAGAGCTGATCGACCATCTGGTCATGAAGCTGCGGCTGGTCAAGTTCCTGCGCACGCCGGATTATAACGAGCTGTTCAGCGGCGACCCGACGTGGGTAACCGAATCGATCGGCGGCATGGGCAAGGACGGCAAGACCCGCGTCACCAAAAACTCGTTCCGATTCCTTCACACGCTGTACAATCTCGGACCCGCTCCCGAGCCCAACCTCACGGTGCTTTGGTCGACGGAGCTGCCCGAGGGCTTCAAGGACTACTGCGCTAAAGTATCCGTCGATACGAGCTCGATCCAGTACGAGAACGACGACCTCATGCGTCCAATCTACGGCGACGACTACGGCATCGCCTGCTGCGTCTCCGCGATGCGGATCGGCAAGCAGATGCAGTTCTTCGGCGCCCGCGCCAACCTCGCCAAAGCTTTGCTGTACGCGATCAACGGCGGCAAGGACGAGAAGCTGGGCGTGCAGGTCGGTCCGGAACTTGCGCCGCTTACCGGCGAATATCTCGACTACGACCAGGTTATGGCGCGGTACGACGAGGTGCTGGAGTGGCTGTCGAAGCTATACATCAACACGCTGAACGTCATTCACTACATGCATGACAAGTACAGCTACGAACGCATCGAGATGGCGCTGCACGACACGGAGATCCTGCGAACGATGGCGACCGGCATCGCCGGCCTTTCGGTCGTCGCCGACTCGCTGTCCGCGATCAAGTACGCGAAGGTCAAGCCGATTCGCAACGAGAAGGGTTTGGCCGTCGACTTCGAGATCGAAGGCGAATATCCGCAGTTCGGCAACAACGACTCGCGCGTCGACGATATGGCGGTCGACCTGACGGATGCCTTTATGTCGAAGCTGCGCAAACACCAGACCTACCGCGGCTCGATGCCGACGCTGTCGTTGCTGACGATCACGTCGAACGTCGTCTACGGCAAGAAAACCGGCAGCACGCCGGACGGCCGCAAGGCCGGCGAGCCGTTCGCGCCGGGAGCGAACCCGATGCACGGCCGCGACCGCAAGGGCGCGCTCGCCTCGCTCAGCTCGGTCGCCAAGCTGCCGTATTACAACTGTCTCGACGGCATCTCGAACACGTTCTCGATCGTGCCGAAGGCGCTCGGCCGCGAAGAGGAGACGCGCGTCGGCAATCTCGTGTCGCTGCTCGACGGCTACGCCGACAAGGGCGGTCACCATCTCAACATCAACGTGTTCAACCGGGAGCAACTGCTCGACGCGATGGAGCATCCGGAGCAGTACCCGCAACTGACGATCCGCGTGTCGGGCTATGCGGTCAACTTCATTAAGCTTACGCGCGAGCAGCAACTCGATGTCATTAATCGCACGTTCCACGGCACGATCTGA